The Synchiropus splendidus isolate RoL2022-P1 chromosome 1, RoL_Sspl_1.0, whole genome shotgun sequence genome includes a window with the following:
- the LOC128752034 gene encoding homeodomain-interacting protein kinase 1-like isoform X1 produces the protein MEFKCHSGTVINSSSSEYYVDSIVGRGTFGKVARCSNRTTNENVALKITRKASFFERAKEEGQMMEMLKSQNSDKYNIVRWDEAFTWNSCYCLAFELLDEDLHHFQMRCRSGRLGLEEIRPILKQLVVALDFLQRHKVAHADLKPKNIMVVDHYQHPPRIKIIDFGLATVVFEGNVCASLQTLWYRAPEIVIEATFTEAIDVWSLGCIAVEMFLGEPLFPAKDNYDLMLRILHTLEKPSNYLLHTGMRTSQFFRLGHAGVWSVKSLLQNGPVHSHTINSLDYLLQVPLHSHLRGSMCAEINDRATFVELLKMMLKVNPSDRISAPQILQDAFITMSHFEEIFANSTYFETCFDYMEHLVSQEPNLSPAAVNVSEQVANSQSTSQWDGDCRQ, from the exons ATGGAATTCAAATGTCACAGTGGAACTGTGATAAACTCCAGCTCTTCAGAATACTACGTAGACAGCATCGTCGGCAGGGGCACTTTTGGAAAAGTTGCTCGCTGTAGCAATAGGACCACCAATGAGAACGTGGCTCTAAAAATCACCCGGAAAGCCAGCTTCTTTGAGAGAGCCAAAGAAGAG GGACAGATGATGGAGATGCTGAAATCGCAGAACTCGGACAAGTACAACATTGTCAGGTGGGACGAAGCCTTCACCTGGAACTCTTGTTACTGTCTGGCTTTCGAGTTGCTGGATGAGGATCTGCATCATTTTCAGATGAGGTGCAGGTCTGGACGACTCGGTCTCGAGGAGATCCGTCCCATTTTGAAGCAG cttGTTGTTGCCCTGGATTTCCTGCAACGGCACAAGGTTGCTCATGCAGATCTGAAACCGAAAAACATCATGGTCGTAGACCACTACCAACACCCACCCCGGATCAAAATCATCGACTTTGGATTAGCAACTGTGGTATTCGAAGGGAATGTGTGTGCATCACTGCAGACGCTGTGGTACCG GGCTCCAGAGATCGTGATAGAAGCAACGTTCACTGAGGCCATTGATGTGTGGTCCCTGGGTTGTATTGCAGTGGAAATGTTCTTGGGAGAGCCATTGTTCCCTGCCAAAGATAATTATGATTTG ATGCTCCGTATTTTACACACATTGGAGAAACCTTCAAACTATCTCCTCCACACAGGCATGCGAACGTCACAGTTTTTCCGTTTGGGCCACGCTGGAGTATGGAGTGTGAAG TCACTCCTTCAAAACGGGCCGGTTCACTCTCACACAATCAACAGCCTTGACTATCTCCTG CAAGTGCCGCTGCACTCGCACCTCAGAGGAAGCATGTGTGCCGAGATAAACGACCGCGCCACTTTTGTTGAGCTGCTCAAGATGATGCTGAAGGTGAATCCCAGCGATCGGATCTCGGCCCCGCAAATTCTTCAGGATGCTTTCATCACAATGAGCCACTTCGAGGAGATATTTGCCAATTCCACCTA tTTTGAAACCTGTTTTGACTACATGGAGCACCTGGTCAGCCAGGAACCCAACCTGAGCCCTGCTGCGGTGAACGTGTCGGAACAGGTTGCCAATAGCCAATCCACGAGTCAATGGGACGGCGATTGTCGTCAGTAG
- the LOC128752034 gene encoding homeodomain-interacting protein kinase 1-like isoform X2, producing MEFKCHSGTVINSSSSEYYVDSIVGRGTFGKVARCSNRTTNENVALKITRKASFFERAKEEGQMMEMLKSQNSDKYNIVRWDEAFTWNSCYCLAFELLDEDLHHFQMRCRSGRLGLEEIRPILKQLVVALDFLQRHKVAHADLKPKNIMVVDHYQHPPRIKIIDFGLATVVFEGNVCASLQTLWYRAPEIVIEATFTEAIDVWSLGCIAVEMFLGEPLFPAKDNYDLMLRILHTLEKPSNYLLHTGMRTSQFFRLGHAGVWSVKSLLQNGPVHSHTINSLDYLLQVPLHSHLRGSMCAEINDRATFVELLKMMLKF from the exons ATGGAATTCAAATGTCACAGTGGAACTGTGATAAACTCCAGCTCTTCAGAATACTACGTAGACAGCATCGTCGGCAGGGGCACTTTTGGAAAAGTTGCTCGCTGTAGCAATAGGACCACCAATGAGAACGTGGCTCTAAAAATCACCCGGAAAGCCAGCTTCTTTGAGAGAGCCAAAGAAGAG GGACAGATGATGGAGATGCTGAAATCGCAGAACTCGGACAAGTACAACATTGTCAGGTGGGACGAAGCCTTCACCTGGAACTCTTGTTACTGTCTGGCTTTCGAGTTGCTGGATGAGGATCTGCATCATTTTCAGATGAGGTGCAGGTCTGGACGACTCGGTCTCGAGGAGATCCGTCCCATTTTGAAGCAG cttGTTGTTGCCCTGGATTTCCTGCAACGGCACAAGGTTGCTCATGCAGATCTGAAACCGAAAAACATCATGGTCGTAGACCACTACCAACACCCACCCCGGATCAAAATCATCGACTTTGGATTAGCAACTGTGGTATTCGAAGGGAATGTGTGTGCATCACTGCAGACGCTGTGGTACCG GGCTCCAGAGATCGTGATAGAAGCAACGTTCACTGAGGCCATTGATGTGTGGTCCCTGGGTTGTATTGCAGTGGAAATGTTCTTGGGAGAGCCATTGTTCCCTGCCAAAGATAATTATGATTTG ATGCTCCGTATTTTACACACATTGGAGAAACCTTCAAACTATCTCCTCCACACAGGCATGCGAACGTCACAGTTTTTCCGTTTGGGCCACGCTGGAGTATGGAGTGTGAAG TCACTCCTTCAAAACGGGCCGGTTCACTCTCACACAATCAACAGCCTTGACTATCTCCTG CAAGTGCCGCTGCACTCGCACCTCAGAGGAAGCATGTGTGCCGAGATAAACGACCGCGCCACTTTTGTTGAGCTGCTCAAGATGATGCTGAAG tTTTGA